The proteins below are encoded in one region of Methanomassiliicoccus luminyensis B10:
- the atwA gene encoding methyl coenzyme M reductase system, component A2, translating into MAESSEAFVIISNVSKMFNGSYVLRDVSASIRPGEILGLIGRSGAGKSVLINMLRGSPDYKPDSGKVIYRFNSCSACNWADLPLAGKKCGHCGRDMETVEVDYWALDDDDPLKGQIRRRIAIMLQRTFALFGDMTVIENIFEALPEGMGENRRVERALELLRLVKLDHRITHIARDLSGGEKQRCVLARQLAKDPILFLADEPTGTLDPQTAEIVHDALIDAVQKTNMAMVVTSHWPKAINSLADKAIWLESGEMMKIGEPEEVTSEFMVGFEPKIESKVDIGQPLVKVENVKRYFYSYNRGVVKAVDGVSLEVGEKEIIGLVGLSGAGKTTLSRMISGLGEPSEGKITVRVGDDWVDMSEPGPMGKGRATQYIGILHQEFSLYPFDTILQNLTVCIGINLPAELAKMKVIQVLMGVGFSRQEVERILYAYPDNLSVGEKQRVALAQVLIREPRLVVLDEPTGTMDPITKLSVAKSVLTARKDLGETFLIVSHDMDFVMNCCDRAILMKDGKVIAEGDPSSVIEYLTPQESEVMLTNGARS; encoded by the coding sequence ATGGCCGAGTCGTCCGAGGCGTTCGTTATCATCAGCAATGTAAGCAAGATGTTCAACGGTTCGTATGTGCTCAGAGATGTTAGCGCATCAATCCGCCCCGGGGAGATACTCGGCCTGATCGGGCGGAGCGGGGCCGGCAAGTCGGTGCTCATCAACATGTTGAGGGGAAGCCCGGACTACAAGCCGGACTCTGGCAAGGTGATCTATCGCTTCAATTCCTGCAGCGCCTGCAACTGGGCGGACCTGCCGCTGGCCGGCAAGAAATGCGGCCACTGCGGGAGGGACATGGAGACCGTGGAGGTCGACTATTGGGCCTTGGATGACGACGACCCCCTCAAGGGTCAGATCCGCAGGCGCATAGCCATCATGCTCCAGAGGACCTTCGCCCTGTTCGGCGACATGACCGTCATCGAGAACATCTTCGAGGCCCTGCCCGAAGGCATGGGTGAGAATCGGAGGGTCGAGAGGGCGCTGGAGCTCCTGCGCCTGGTCAAGCTGGACCACCGCATCACCCATATCGCCCGTGACCTGTCGGGCGGCGAGAAGCAGAGGTGCGTGCTGGCGAGACAGCTCGCCAAGGATCCCATATTGTTCCTGGCCGACGAGCCCACCGGCACTTTGGACCCTCAGACCGCGGAGATAGTTCACGACGCCCTGATCGACGCGGTCCAGAAGACCAACATGGCCATGGTAGTGACGTCCCACTGGCCCAAGGCCATCAACAGCCTGGCCGACAAGGCCATCTGGCTGGAGTCGGGCGAGATGATGAAGATCGGCGAACCCGAGGAAGTGACCTCCGAGTTCATGGTGGGTTTCGAGCCCAAGATCGAGAGCAAGGTGGATATCGGGCAGCCCCTGGTCAAGGTGGAGAACGTCAAGAGGTACTTCTATTCATACAATCGCGGCGTGGTCAAGGCGGTGGACGGCGTTTCCCTGGAGGTCGGGGAGAAGGAGATCATCGGGCTGGTAGGCCTCTCCGGCGCCGGCAAGACCACCCTGTCCAGAATGATATCCGGCCTGGGAGAGCCGTCCGAGGGAAAGATCACCGTCAGAGTAGGCGATGACTGGGTGGACATGTCCGAGCCCGGGCCGATGGGAAAGGGGCGGGCTACCCAGTACATCGGGATCCTCCACCAGGAGTTCTCCCTGTATCCTTTCGATACCATCCTCCAGAACCTCACCGTGTGCATCGGGATCAACCTCCCCGCGGAACTTGCCAAGATGAAGGTCATCCAGGTTCTCATGGGCGTGGGTTTCTCGCGCCAGGAGGTCGAGCGCATCCTCTACGCGTACCCGGACAACCTGAGCGTCGGCGAGAAGCAAAGGGTCGCCCTGGCACAGGTACTGATACGCGAGCCGCGCTTGGTAGTGCTCGACGAGCCCACCGGCACCATGGACCCCATCACCAAGCTGTCCGTGGCGAAGTCCGTCCTGACGGCCCGAAAGGACCTCGGCGAGACATTCCTTATAGTCTCGCACGACATGGACTTCGTCATGAACTGCTGCGACCGCGCCATCCTGATGAAGGACGGGAAGGTCATCGCCGAGGGCGACCCTTCCAGCGTGATAGAGTACCTGACGCCCCAGGAGTCAGAGGTCATGCTCACCA
- a CDS encoding CPBP family intramembrane glutamic endopeptidase codes for MNDRTQSFKGRQVTTKRSPVRFFALLYLMSAPFWAAGILFKGSGLPDSLPITDVGAVFMPTAAACILIYKEEGAGGVRKLLGRAFDIRRIGRRAWYLPVLFLMPAIYLLTAGVMGVIGIDLPGEWEISILTVPTFLFFLVGAAAEELGYTGYATDPLQERWGALTTALLIGTLWALWHVPSMIALGQSGALMAFGLAATMAWRVIYVWIYNNAGKSVFAVILTHAIGNTGRTAFPGGRAGFELSGGAVGYGTIVLTAAVIAALCDPRTLTRLRATDLRKG; via the coding sequence ATGAATGATCGGACGCAGTCCTTCAAGGGGCGGCAGGTCACGACGAAAAGGTCTCCCGTTCGGTTCTTCGCGCTCCTTTATCTGATGAGCGCTCCGTTCTGGGCCGCCGGCATCCTGTTCAAGGGCAGCGGCCTTCCAGACAGCCTTCCCATCACTGATGTCGGCGCGGTGTTCATGCCCACGGCCGCGGCGTGCATCCTGATCTACAAGGAGGAGGGAGCGGGCGGGGTCAGGAAGCTGCTGGGGAGGGCTTTCGATATCCGGAGGATCGGACGGAGGGCGTGGTACCTGCCCGTCCTTTTCCTTATGCCCGCCATCTACCTGCTGACCGCAGGGGTCATGGGCGTCATCGGCATCGACCTCCCCGGCGAGTGGGAGATCTCGATCCTGACCGTGCCGACGTTCCTGTTCTTCCTCGTAGGAGCGGCGGCGGAGGAGCTTGGATATACGGGATATGCCACCGACCCACTGCAGGAACGCTGGGGCGCGCTGACCACGGCCCTGCTCATAGGGACCCTGTGGGCACTTTGGCATGTGCCCTCGATGATCGCGCTGGGACAGAGCGGGGCGCTGATGGCGTTCGGGCTCGCCGCTACGATGGCCTGGCGGGTCATCTATGTCTGGATCTACAACAATGCCGGGAAGAGCGTGTTCGCCGTCATCCTGACCCACGCCATCGGTAACACCGGACGGACCGCCTTCCCGGGCGGCCGGGCCGGGTTCGAGCTGAGCGGCGGGGCGGTGGGATACGGCACCATCGTTCTGACCGCCGCCGTCATCGCCGCGCTGTGCGATCCCAGGACGCTCACGCGGCTCCGTGCCACGGATCTCAGAAAAGGTTAA
- a CDS encoding DUF2111 domain-containing protein, producing the protein MVLKFQSYTGGGPTPKFTLFHVWKSYDIISTHGPIGRKALSQTLGIGEGSTRTILDKLIREGSVEMTKKGAELTERGRKVFRNSGISAAPVRMANMTISAQDCAVLVKGMAGRIATGYEQRDDAARAGAVGATTFIARDGKLYFPDMTEPDQNDVLPLRSVFDIEDGDAVVVGTAHSYEAAEKGAVTAALALGDQTRAGWRDVPAGDGLIGPDTEAEDLRCLALAVHELVGRLPVTMRSQNHYGVRCEDGDIVDNSYTGPVLEEVLRKGTVVRRVSPAGPYRGMAVVVVPIVRKKEVVAVFGVVDITKGGMFEAISRSRKDRHE; encoded by the coding sequence ATGGTCCTGAAGTTCCAGTCATATACTGGCGGCGGCCCCACTCCCAAGTTCACCCTGTTCCATGTCTGGAAGTCCTATGATATCATAAGCACCCACGGCCCCATCGGGCGCAAGGCCTTATCACAGACGCTGGGGATCGGGGAAGGCAGCACCAGGACCATATTGGACAAGCTGATCCGTGAGGGCTCGGTGGAGATGACCAAGAAGGGCGCCGAGCTTACCGAGAGGGGGAGAAAGGTGTTCCGCAACTCCGGCATCTCCGCCGCGCCGGTGAGGATGGCCAACATGACCATCTCCGCCCAGGACTGCGCCGTCCTGGTGAAGGGGATGGCCGGCCGCATCGCCACCGGGTACGAGCAGAGGGACGACGCCGCCAGGGCGGGGGCGGTGGGCGCGACCACTTTCATAGCCAGGGACGGCAAGCTGTATTTTCCGGACATGACCGAGCCGGACCAGAACGATGTGCTGCCGCTCCGTTCGGTCTTCGATATCGAGGACGGGGACGCCGTGGTGGTGGGCACCGCGCACTCGTACGAGGCGGCAGAAAAGGGAGCGGTCACCGCGGCCCTGGCCTTGGGCGACCAGACCCGGGCTGGCTGGAGGGACGTCCCGGCAGGGGACGGCCTCATCGGGCCGGACACCGAGGCCGAGGACCTCCGGTGCCTCGCTCTGGCGGTGCACGAGCTGGTAGGCAGGCTGCCGGTCACCATGCGCAGCCAGAACCACTACGGAGTGAGGTGCGAGGACGGCGATATAGTGGACAACAGCTACACCGGCCCGGTGCTGGAGGAGGTGCTCAGGAAGGGCACGGTGGTGCGGAGGGTCTCTCCGGCGGGACCGTACCGGGGCATGGCCGTGGTGGTCGTCCCCATAGTCCGCAAGAAGGAAGTGGTGGCGGTCTTCGGCGTAGTGGACATCACCAAGGGAGGCATGTTCGAGGCCATATCGCGCTCCCGCAAGGACCGCCATGAATGA
- a CDS encoding DUF6951 family protein yields MSDGSTCMSVDPGVCRFQTKIKAEYQDGAIRYHIQTDCPHASKLEGELDPRLSPFEALKMPFAENPIYITCGKVLIHSACPIPSALIKCAEVVAGLGLKRNVRFDFEC; encoded by the coding sequence ATGAGCGACGGCAGCACCTGCATGTCGGTGGACCCGGGAGTATGCCGGTTCCAGACCAAGATCAAGGCGGAGTACCAGGACGGGGCGATCCGATATCACATCCAGACCGACTGCCCCCACGCCAGCAAGCTGGAGGGCGAGCTGGACCCTCGACTGAGCCCGTTCGAGGCCCTGAAAATGCCGTTCGCGGAGAACCCCATATACATTACTTGCGGGAAGGTGCTGATACACTCGGCCTGCCCCATCCCTTCGGCGCTGATAAAATGCGCCGAGGTAGTGGCCGGCCTCGGCTTGAAGAGGAACGTCAGGTTCG